The following is a genomic window from Cinclus cinclus chromosome 7, bCinCin1.1, whole genome shotgun sequence.
AGAAGAGTGCCCAGGGACCCCAAAGGAGTGGCAGAGAAGACCGGTGCAAAGACAAAGGTTGCAAACACCTTAAACCGAGGCCAGTGTTTGCTTGCAGTGTGTGAGGTGTTTTAGCATCCATTAGGGAAGCAGCCCAAAAAACCCAATGGCAGCAGAGGGAGACACTGGATTGTTTTGaggcagccctgctccctctctgctgacAGCTCATAGTAAGCAATGCCTCAGAGAAGGAGATCAGAACTGTCATAATTATGCACAACATGGGGGATGCAGGGcacccacagctgcagcacagcaagggACAAGTGACAAGGACTGGAATCGCTAAGGGTACTGGGACAGGCTGGTGAGGTGCGGAGCCTGTCCGGTGCTGCAGGACTACGTGCTCACCTGGACATCTGCAGCATCCACCTCCCCGATGCTCAGCATCTCAGCACCCTCTGACCAGCTCTCACTGCCTGCAGAGAACACGGCAGGGCACCCTTCCAGCCCTCCTCAGAGCTCTGGAGTGGGGCTGGGGTGCACGGCTGCTGCCCAGCTGGGCACTCACCTGTACTGTTCCGGCCTGGAGAGGGCTCGGGTGTGTAGTAGACCTCAGGTGCAGAGAGATCATCTGTGTCCTGCCAGCAAAAATGAACAGGTCAGCGATAGAAGTGATGCAGACAGCCCTTCCAGCATCCCACCCTGCAGCTTCTGATCTCAAGGACTCACTTGGTCATCTGagtccttctctgcagctccATGGGAGCCAGGGCCGCTCACAGGGATGCTCTCACTTCTCTTGGGTCCCTGAGGGAGAACATTCCCTGCTGTGGGCTttcaaaaagagggaaaaaaaccctaagccCCAGCTGTCAAGGCATCACCCCATGGGAGCAGCCTGACTTGCTGCATCCCCAATCCTGCTCTGAAGCACCTGTGGGCCAAGCTCCTCCTCAGCACTCTGACTGGGGTACAGGTCCTGAACCAGGAGGATGAGGACAAGCAGGTCAGCTGGACGGATAGAGCTACTGTTGCGGCTGCAGGCCAGAGAAGGAAAGGTCAGCTGGGAGGACGAATGGCTGCCCTGGGGAAGGTGGTGGGGCTGGGCGCACCTGGAGTAGAAGGCCAGCAGCTTGGTGTGTACCAGGAGGAAGGCATGGCCCACTTCATCCCCACCACGCTCAGGGCTGGCATTGATGTACTGTACCACTTGTCGCTCTAGGAACTCGATGCACTGCTCACACAGCTGGGGATGCATCAGCCGCTCCACAGCCTGGGGTGCAACAGGAGGGCAGGCTGCTGGGCTCTCTCAGACCCAGCCTTGCAGTCCTAGGGGCAGGTCTGAGCTCCCATTGCTCCAGGGAGCTGCCCTAGAGCCCTCAGCCTACTGCCTTTTCCTGCATCCTGGGACTCCATGCACCCTCGCACCTCTGGAACACCCCAAAAGTGATGGACATCCCAAAGCATTGGTACCTCCACTGCAAAGCTCTGGTCCTCCTCCCGCAGGTGGGTGTAGGTGTCCAGCAGGCCCCGCAGCAGGCTCCACACACGCTCCCGCTGCTCCGAATCAGCCGGCCGCAACCTGCAGCCACCAGAGTGTAAACTCATACATAGAtggctgtcacctccctgcGTGGGATGGACACACCAAAACCCAACTGCAGCCCACCAGGTGGGGGGGGGTCCTGCTGCAAAGTGGGGGTCCCAGCTGGAGACACTCCCACCCCCTGTGCTGCACGAAGGCACCTCAGGGCAGCCACCCCAGCAACCCGACATGCCAGCCTGTGCCGGTGGCTGTGCCCACTCACTCCTTGCGGATGAGGTGCGAGTCGAGCGTGACGAGGCCACAGTGAGCCTCCACCAAGCGTCGCAGCACGAAGAGCGTCCGGCGCAGGTCGTCCTCGTTCTGCGTCCCGTCGCCGTTCACTGCTATGTACAGGCAGTCCCCGAACTGCAACCGGCAGCGGGGTCAGGCGGGGGCCGGCCAGGGGTTCCTGGTCCCTGGTCCCCGGTCTTACCGTGTGCAGGACATGTAGGTGCCGCCCGCCCTCGGTGGCGAAGCAGGTGTAGGTGTCGGAGAGCTTCTCCAGCAGTGCGGCGCAGGAAATGATGAGGGGGGCGAAGAGAGTGTTGAGGCTGTCCTCCAGCGCCGGGCCCTGCGCCACACTCTCCCGGTCAGAGCCCACGCGCACCCCACGCTCCCTTCCCTGCACCCGCACTGCCCCCTCCCGCCCCACCTGCCCGGCGTGGGACGACCGCAGCCGGCGGAGGAAGGCGGCATCGGCCCAGTAGAAGAGCAGCTCGGCCGCGGTGCTGGCGATCAGGACACAGCGCATGGCCCGCGGCGGGGGGGACACCGGGACCGGCggcaccgggaccgggaccgggaccgggcgGCTCCACCCGCCCCGCGCCGCTTCCTGCTCCGCCGCGCGTGACCGCCGCGCCCGCGCCCGCAGCGCCCCCGGCGGCCCGGCGCGGCATTGCACCGTGTGACAGCGGCACCGCACCGTGTGACCGGGGAACCGCACCGTGTGACCGGGAAACCGCACGGTGTGACCGGGGAACCGCACCGTGTGACCGGGGAACCGCACCGTGTGACTGGGGAACCGCACCGTGTGACAGCGGCACCGTGTGACCCCCCCACACCGCTCCCGCCCGTCCCGGCCCGCGGCGGACAGAAAACACCGGCGCAGTTGAGAGCCCAACTTTATTACACCTCCGGTAGCGCCTGGGCGCGtcgcagctgctcctgcccgcGACACCGCCACTGTCCCGGGCAGGACATGCTCCTCCGCCCCTCTCCGCTCCGGGATGTATAATTTAAATATCAACATTTCCCGCCGCGAAGCCCGAGCCCGCCCGGGGCGGCTCCCGGcgccccctcccctgccccactcCGCCCCGCCCGGTGCATCTCGCCGCGGGCCAGGCCGGCTGGCGGCATCCCGGCGGCAGTAGAGGGAGCTGCTTCCATGCACTTTCTGCACCGGAGCACTGCCCGCCTCCGGGGAAGGGGTCCGGCTGCTGGAGGGGTCATCCCGAGGAGCAGCGGGACCAGGGGTTCGGGGAGGGTGTCCGTCCCGAGATATACCGGGGCTCAGCACTCCAACCCTCCCTGTAGCCCGTGGGCACCAGGCCCCGGGTGCTTCTCTCAGTTCACAGGACGGAGGGTGGCAGGCCCTGCAAATTGGCTGTCCCGCCGCTCTGGCGGGATGGTGGCCAGGGCTCTGTGGTCACAGGGCAGGAGTGGTGCCAAGGTGGAGGACATCCTGGGGGTGAGGACGAGAGCATGTCGTGGAGCTGCCCAGCACGGCCCCACGACGAGGCTGCGTGAGCTGCTAAGGAGGCAGCGTGACCTGGGCAGTGCACGGGGCAGGAGCGGGGCTGGCGAGTCCAGTGCGGGCCGCAGGTTATCGGTACCGACAGGCCAGTGCGTTCACATTCTTCACCACGTAGAAACTCATAGTCAGCGGGGGTATGACCAGGGTGCGGCCGGCCCGCAGCGGGCGAGGCTTCAGCTCGGGGAGAGTCCCGTCATCCACCATGGCCAGCGGCTGCCCGTTGAGCTGGACCGACCTGTGGGACCAGGAGAGGGTCAGCACAGTGACACTGAGGATGGGACAGTCCCAGCTGCCAGCATTCAACTTACTTGGAGTGGAGCCCGTCCTTGCCATAGGGCTGCAGCAGGTACTGGTGGACAATCTTATCCCGCAGCGTCCCTGCCAGCTTGATTTTCTTTCGGGAGCGATGCAGGTTGATGATGTAAAGGGTGATGGATCCCCGGACATAGTTGTGACTGCAAAGGGGAGAGTGGGAGATGAGGGCTGCACTGCCATGTCCCCAGGGAGCATCGCCTCCAAGAAGGGGCTGGGGGGTCTCTGCAAGAACTGGCCTCGTGCAGACATCCAGATTCACTATCCTGCTGCCCCTTCACATGGAGATGCCATCTTCCCATCATGAAGCATGGCTCTGTGGTGACACTTTTCAACCCCCCCTCTTCAGCCAGCAGTGACACGGCACAAGAGGATGCTGCCACGGTGTCCAGAGTGGGGGTGGCCAAGGATAGAGTGTCAGTCCTAGCACAGGTCCCCCCACCCTCCCAACCTTGCAAGGAGGAGGCTGAGAACGGAGGGGAGCTCTGTGCGTGAGTGGCGTCTGCCCCCACCACCCCAGGCACCTGACAGACAGGTCCAGACACTGATCCTCTTTCCCTGCCTAATCAGGCAGCCCCAAACAAAGGCTATAAAGCACTTTGCACCTGTCAGTTACTGGACAAGGTTTCCTACCGAGCTGGAGGCATGTTGAAAGCATCTGGACTGTGTAAAGAAACAGTCTCTCCTCCTCCACAATAGCAACTTGTGTCCGCGGAGGAGGTGGCCGCCCCCCCGGCTCGCTGAGGTGCTTTCAAAGACCTTATCAGCGAAACAATAACCAGGCCAGGCTCCCCGGCAGTGCGGCCCGGCGGGTAACCCGACCGACCGGGGCCCCTCGTGTGAAATCCACTCCCTTGAtctctgctgcccaggctgcccGGCGGCCACTGCACCGGCCCCAGCCGGCCCCGTTCCCAGGCGCGGGCTTGCCACGATTTTCATCGGAGGCATCCCAGGCCATTCCTGCACTCTCCCCTCACTGTGACAGCGGCCAGAGCAGCACCCGAGTGAGTATCCTGGGAAGCCAACCTGCCCCACGTGTCCTTGTTGGTCCTCATCTCCTGCGGATACCACTTATGGCACCCTGTAACCTTCAGCCTTCCTTGCTGCGCTTACTTGTGGTAGCTGGTGCAGTGGGCGTAAATCCGGAGCTTGTCGCGAATGACTCTGCCGGGCCGGGGCTTCCTCTGGAGACCGGCCACGTGGATTGCCAGCACCTTGGGACCAATGAGGCGCTTGTAAAGTAGGGACAGCCAGTAGTCCtggggggcagaggggacagTCAGCAGCACAACAGCTCCCCCGCTACTCACAGAGGGCGTGGGCAGGAAAGACTGGATTCCCTGCTTGCAGCCTAGCAAAATTTTGGTTGCTGAGGTTAAAATATTGTGTGCCAGATGTCTGCCTTGGGATGAGCTTTTTCTGTACAGTCCAAGCCATAATGGCATGGATGTTTCCAGGAAAGAGATTCAGGAAGGAATACATTGCCCATGCTGAAAGACACGGGTACTCTCTAAAGAAGCTCAGATCTTGGCTGGGTTGCAGAGTATGGGAAGCAGCACCTTTGCACATTCCCATGGACCAACACATAGCCATACTGCGGAGCTGCacaccagctccagctgatgCACACTGGGTGGTGATGTCTCTGGAGCAGGCTCTTCCCTCACTCTCTACACAGAGCTGGAGCATGTCAGAACTCTCCCCTGCTCTTTGTCTCTGTTCAGGGCACACTGGCTTTTGGGACTGCTGAGAGTGCTCAGCTTCCCAGAGgtatttcttccattttaaagCCTCCTGTGGAGCATGGGGAAGCCAAGCACTCAAGTAAGAGGAAATGCTCAGACTCTACACTTATGCTTAAATGATGCAGCCTTAATTAAGTCACCACGTAGTATTTTTCCTGCAGGGCACAGTCTTGCACAGCACACAGGATG
Proteins encoded in this region:
- the HPS1 gene encoding BLOC-3 complex member HPS1 isoform X2, which gives rise to MRCVLIASTAAELLFYWADAAFLRRLRSSHAGQGPALEDSLNTLFAPLIISCAALLEKLSDTYTCFATEGGRHLHVLHTFGDCLYIAVNGDGTQNEDDLRRTLFVLRRLVEAHCGLVTLDSHLIRKELRPADSEQRERVWSLLRGLLDTYTHLREEDQSFAVEAVERLMHPQLCEQCIEFLERQVVQYINASPERGGDEVGHAFLLVHTKLLAFYSRCAQPHHLPQGSHSSSQLTFPSLACSRNSSSIRPADLLVLILLVQDLYPSQSAEEELGPQPTAGNVLPQGPKRSESIPVSGPGSHGAAEKDSDDQDTDDLSAPEVYYTPEPSPGRNSTGSESWSEGAEMLSIGEVDAADVQMAEDLLQTLGPLVPEASNPRRIFLDASLREGYCPLLPHTMHCLPLWPGISLVLLTKGPMTQVAVTLYQLLDGFLVLEKKLEEGPEMGVARSYPFLAELRQRMDKFVKKLSGQDIQLQNTWLDFKNKIFSRSEPGSSLELLQSVANMKRQLCSVYRQLFLTSAGHSLSQGLRDRTQKLMREKLLDWRDFLLVKSRRNITMVSYPSLQLGTQPKGLADVGVGPCPPALGSRGGM